TGATCGATTTTTCGTATGGAAAAATTAATTGTGACATTCATTGGCGTATCTAAATCATGAGATATAAGATCTTCGGAGCCGGCTTACCCGGTTAGCTGATCTCTTTGCCTGTGGCATTCTTTTTCAATAGGGTATAACCGCTGGAACAAGCGAACCCCCCTACAAAAAAGCTCTCACATAGGTGAGGCCATGCTTATTCACAGAGTATTGCACTTTTAACTTATGGGATGAAGCGATCTATTTTAGAAGAATGACACGATGACATACAGTTGCACCGTTGAGACATATTTAAAGTGTCTCCTTCTTTGAAGCCACGCAAGTTAATCGTATTTTTAGGGAAAAGCACGACTGAATGAGAGTACGCAATGGGAGGGATATGAGAAAAAGGCTTCAATCTTTTTATACAATAAATAATTCGTTGCTCCTTATCTAAAAATACAACGTCAATAGAAAAGAACATAAAATACGTGTGAATAGATTGACAGGGAATAAGCCAAAGCACGTGATTTCGTCTCACACGTCGTTTAAATCGCCACGCTTGATGTCTTTTTATAAAAGTATTGGCTTTCATTATAGTCAGAGAGGACGTATAAAAGGTGTGAGAATTAAAGATAGGTTGTTTCACGACGCTTTTCTCCTTCACTCTTATCCTTGTTTAGAGATTCAATTGTTCTTAATATGGAATATAACAAACAAGTCTAATCATATGATTACTAATTGCATAAGTTCATTTTAACGAACGATACTGAGTTATTCAACCATATAGGCCTGAGATTAAGAAAAAAATGCTAAAATTAGGTCTTTACAAGTTCTTTATAAAGAACTATACTAGAATGAGAAATCGTTCTATTTTAAGAACAAAGGACGGGTATTAACAATTTGAAAAGGGGTGCGACGATGGCTTTAAGAAAAAGAAATGCAGTTGTAACGCGAAGACCTAAATTAATTCCTCTCAGGCCACTAAAAGCTGACAGGAAAATAGTAAATGACGCCTATGTTACGGAGAGACAAGAAAATAACGTGACCACAGGTGCAAATGATGCATTTTATGGTATCTTAGCACCTCTATTAGAAAAAGAAGATGTGACAGATATTACAATTTTTGGTTCGGATCAGATCTATTATATGAAAGGTGAGCGACCTGTTAGAAGTCAGTTAACGTTTAATAATGATGATGAATTAGTGGGCTATATTGAGAAACTGGCTATACGATCAGGCAAAGAAAGAGATAAAGAATCGCCTGTTATGGAGTGGTATTTGCCAGATGGCAATAGAGCAATTGCGATACTGCCTCCTTTTAGCTTTAAAGGCCCAGTGTTGCGCATAAGAAGGAATAGACAGAGACAAGCAACACTTGATGATTTGCTCCACGGAGGCATGATTGATGAAGGATCATTACACTATCTTCAATCAGCCATTTCTTGTGGTAAGTCACTACTTATTACTGGTGAAAAGCAAGTAGGGAAAACAATGTTACTAAATGCATTAGCAACATCGATCCCTTATGAAGAAAAAATTGTCACGATTGAAGAAGATGCAGAACTCACTTTAAAGCAATCCCGTGTCGTGTCACTCGGTTCCCCTTTTAATACGAGGGTGTTGGAGGCAGCCTTTAAGATGGCTCCGAACAGACTGATTGTTGACGGTGGCAGACCGGCTGATATTTTTGAGATAATTTGTCAGAGTAAAGACAATGCTGTAAGTCTTTTAGGAACTGTCGAAACGTCTTCACCTGAGGAGGCTCTTGAGAAGCTGGAAGCAGCTGCTGCATGGTTATATTCAGGCTGGTCCATGCAACTTATAAGAAAAGAAATCATAAAGGCGATTGATTTAATTGTACATGTTACTCAGCTAGATGAGGGGAAAGCAGTCGTCTCACGAGTTACTAAAGTAGCCGACCTTCAAGGTACAAAGATAGCCTTACAAGACTTCTTCAAATTCACATGACGGAAGGCGGGATTTCCCGCCTTCTTTTTTATCCCACTCTTAAGGGGCAGTAAAACCCCCACTGATTGAAGCTTAGCTTTATGATGTCTTCCTTATCTGTAGTGAATTATTTATCACAGCTAACCGTCCGAAAAACGCCCGCGTCAAAGTAGAGAGCAGAGATAAATCTATATAAGATAACGGATGCTAATGTCTTGATGCACTCAACTCCCACTGATTGAAGGGGCGTTTTATCGTATAGCATGTTGTTGATCATGGTTCTTCAAAGGGTTAATTGTTAGAGCTTGAGGAAACAATGACAGCACCGCTTA
The Salipaludibacillus sp. LMS25 DNA segment above includes these coding regions:
- a CDS encoding ATPase, T2SS/T4P/T4SS family, whose translation is MALRKRNAVVTRRPKLIPLRPLKADRKIVNDAYVTERQENNVTTGANDAFYGILAPLLEKEDVTDITIFGSDQIYYMKGERPVRSQLTFNNDDELVGYIEKLAIRSGKERDKESPVMEWYLPDGNRAIAILPPFSFKGPVLRIRRNRQRQATLDDLLHGGMIDEGSLHYLQSAISCGKSLLITGEKQVGKTMLLNALATSIPYEEKIVTIEEDAELTLKQSRVVSLGSPFNTRVLEAAFKMAPNRLIVDGGRPADIFEIICQSKDNAVSLLGTVETSSPEEALEKLEAAAAWLYSGWSMQLIRKEIIKAIDLIVHVTQLDEGKAVVSRVTKVADLQGTKIALQDFFKFT
- a CDS encoding DUF192 domain-containing protein; translation: MKANTFIKRHQAWRFKRRVRRNHVLWLIPCQSIHTYFMFFSIDVVFLDKEQRIIYCIKRLKPFSHIPPIAYSHSVVLFPKNTINLRGFKEGDTLNMSQRCNCMSSCHSSKIDRFIP